The Calliphora vicina chromosome 3, idCalVici1.1, whole genome shotgun sequence genome contains a region encoding:
- the LOC135955679 gene encoding galactose mutarotase-like, which produces MLRIDKCNFGSALNPLTTKPVDVIRYVMTNNNNMKVAVLTRGAVIQMIKCPDKHGNIEDICLGFDNVQGYIDNKTTYIGATIGRVANRVAQGKFTMDEKECCVSKNWKDKHQVNGGFIGFDSVIWEVIEENDNGIVMQHINPHGLEGYPGQLTTNITFTLDDDNNFGVCIEAKANRKTPVNITNLLYLNLAGHNARKEGLYQHNMMIKSNKIIDCDNEQIPTGCLMPVKHTPYDLRKYVNLGKRLKKFFSHAIKGFDHNYCIEGVCDGIMKPIAKVIHPCTGRFLEVSSNQPTVQFHTCNDWPDIDKAGVEPIIGKSRGVYAQYGAFCLATQKYPDAMNNSNFPCVFIGPKQTYCHKVVYHFGCCE; this is translated from the coding sequence ATGTTAAGAATAGACAAATGCAACTTTGGATCAGCCCTAAATCCACTGACCACCAAGCCAGTTGATGTTATACGCTATGTTAtgaccaacaacaacaatatgaaGGTAGCTGTCTTGACACGGGGCGCAGTAATACAAATGATTAAATGCCCCGATAAACATGGCAATATTGAAGATATTTGCTTAGGTTTTGATAATGTCCAGGGTTATATAGACAATAAAACCACTTATATAGGAGCCACAATTGGTAGAGTAGCAAATCGTGTGGCTCAGGGTAAATTCACAATGGATGAAAAAGAATGTTGTGTCAGTAAAAACTGGAAAGACAAACATCAAGTAAATGGTGGCTTTATAGGGTTCGATAGTGTGATTTGGGAAGTAATTGAAGAGAATGATAATGGCATTGTTATGCAGCATATAAATCCCCACGGTTTAGAAGGTTACCCTGGCCAACTAACCACCAATATAACATTTACCTTAGATGATGATAATAATTTTGGGGTGTGTATTGAAGCTAAAGCAAATCGAAAAACTCCTGTTAATATAACGAATCTTTTGTATTTAAATCTGGCTGGTCATAATGCAAGAAAAGAAGGCCTCTACCAGCATAATATGAtgataaaaagtaataaaattattgattGTGACAATGAGCAAATACCAACTGGCTGTTTAATGCCTGTCAAGCATACACCATACGATTTGaggaaatatgttaatttaggAAAACGCCTTAAAAAGTTCTTTAGTCATGCTATCAAAGGTTTTGACCATAACTATTGTATAGAAGGTGTCTGTGATGGCATTATGAAGCCTATTGCCAAAGTTATACACCCCTGTACTGGTAGATTTTTGGAGGTTTCAAGTAATCAGCCCACGGTTCAATTCCATACTTGCAATGATTGGCCTGATATTGATAAAGCCGGGGTAGAGCCTATAATTGGTAAATCAAGAGGGGTATATGCCCAATATGGAGCTTTTTGTTTGGCAACACAAAAATACCCTGATGCTATGAATAATTCAAACTTTCCATGTGTGTTTATTGGGCCAAAGCAGACCTATTGTCATAAGGTGGTATATCATTTTGGTTGTTGtgaataa